From the Gemmatimonadota bacterium genome, the window GAAAGTGGAACCATGAAGGCGATATGGGACAATATCCGAGCCATCGATCTGCTGGAAACACTGCCGTATGTAAAGCGGGGACCCGTCGGGGCAATCGGACACTCCCTGGGCGGACACAACTCGGTCTATACCGCTGTTTTTGAGCCGCGCATAGGCGTTGTGGTATCCAGTTGCGGATTGGATTCCTACATAGACTACAAAGACGGTAATCTCGCTGGATGGACGCAGGATCGGTACATGCCCAAATTGAAAAATTACGCCCATCGGCTGTGGGATATACCCTTTGATTTTCACGACTTAATCGCAGCATTGGCACCCCGACCCTGTTTTATTGCCGCGCCTTTGCGCGATAGCAATTTCAAATGGCA encodes:
- a CDS encoding alpha/beta hydrolase translates to ESGTMKAIWDNIRAIDLLETLPYVKRGPVGAIGHSLGGHNSVYTAVFEPRIGVVVSSCGLDSYIDYKDGNLAGWTQDRYMPKLKNYAHRLWDIPFDFHDLIAALAPRPCFIAAPLRDSNFKWQSVDAVVNAASRVYELYDATENLIVEHPDCEHDFPNAMREQAYQLFEKHLG